Below is a window of Pseudomonas eucalypticola DNA.
CAGCGGACGATGGTGGCGGCGCTACTTCGCACGGTGTTTGCCCAGGACAGCCGTCAGGAATGCCACCAGCAATGGCGCCTGGTAGCTGACCAGTTACGTGAGAAATACCCAAAGATCGCGACGCTTATGGATGGCTGCGAGGATGAAGTGCTGGCGCACATGGCCTTCCCCAAGGCGCACCGGCAGCAGCTGCACAGTACTAATCCGTTGGAACGGTTAAATGCTGAAATCAAGCGCCGCACCGAGGTCGTGGGTATCTTCCCGAACGATCCAGCCATCACTCGCCTAGTCGGGGCGATGCTGCTGGAACAGAACGACGAGTGGTGCCTGCAAAGGCGCTACATGCAGTTGGAGGCCTTCGAGGCGGTCAGCGATAATCCACAGGCCAAGCTGTCGGCCGTGATCAACTAAACGGCAAACTCAGTGGCTCAAGCCTTGATGAGTTACACCACTTCCTGGGACACGATCGAACCAGCGATACGCCAGGTTCAAATGGGCCTCTTCACACAAGCGCCGTTCGGAGCGAATGCCATAGCAATAGCCCACGACTAGCATGCGGATCATCAGCTCAGGATCAATCGAAGGACGCCCAATCGGGCTGTAAAAATCGGTGAGATAATGGCGCAGTTCGCTCAAGTCGAGGCACTGATCAATGCTGCGCAGAAGGTGATTGGCGGGGATGTGATCTTCAAGGTTGAACGAGTAAAACAGCCGATCCTGCCCACTCGATAACTGTCCCATCATGCTGCGTATTCTCCCGCTGGCCGACGGGTATATTTTGCCGCAAGCCAGACAGGAGCGATACGAGCCAATCAAGAATGACCCGAATGGGCGTTAATTTTCGCAGGTATCGTTTCGTAGATCGTGCCACATATGGACTTTCGAAACGAATTGCTGCCCTACTGCTACCGCCAAAGGCTCTATTCCAAATGGCTTGAATCCCATTCGCTCATAGAGCCCTTGTGCACCTCGATTGCCCTCGGTGACGGTGAGCTGAACGAGCAAAAGCTGAGACTGGGATTTCGCATAGGCCAGGACGCTGCGCAGCAGTTTATATCCGATGCCTTTCTCTCGATGAGCGAGTGGAACGTACATTCCGAAGAGCGTGGATTTGTGGCTGGCCTTCTTTCTTCTTTCAACAGAAAGTCCAGCGACTCCAAGCAAATCCTCACCCTCAAACGCAGCGAACACCACATCGGCAGCATCAGATCCACTATTAAGCCTTTTCTCCCACCAGTCGATGGGTAAGGCTTCGCGCTCGCCGACATCGGAAGTAAAAGCGTCGGGATGAAGGCGATAAGCCTCAAGCATTAGCGCTCGATACGACGAGGCATGATCCGGGGTCAATCGTTTAATTATCGTGGTCATCGAAATCACATTTCATGGTTGTGCACTGATTATGTTCTTTCTAGGCCCACGGCGACAGGGACGGAGATGCTTGAGTTTTTCAACAGAATCGGTTGACAGCAGACGCTCCAACACAGCGGATCTTGCACAAAAGTTGAAGCTGCAGAGTACACGAGTGATACCCTGCATTGATCCAGCTTCAGGACCGTCACATGGATATACCGCCGCGCTTCATCATTCATGAGTCCCCCCATTGGGTTGTCAATCACCGTTTAGACAGCGCTCTGCCGGGCTATGTAATGCTCAGTGCAAAGCAGATGACAAACTCGCTGGCCGCCCTTGGGGCTCAAGCGCTGGCGGAGCTGGGAGCCTTTCAGGCCAGCATCCAGCACGCCATCGAAACCCTCCTGCATCCACAGCGTTTGTATATCAGCCGTTTTGGTCATGAGGCGGGCTACTCCATCCATTTTCATTTCATCCCGATTTACCCTTGGGTTGAGACACTGTTCTGGCAGAAAGAGAGATACAGGACGCTCCAGGCGTTTGGATCCCGTGATAACGCGGAATCTCAAACGGACGGTGCAGAATTAACACTATTCGTATGGCGCGAGTTTTGCGAGCGTCCTGAGCCACCCATGGCGCAGGGCCCGTCTGTTGATCAAGCCATCAACATGCTACGCGGTGCGTTAGGGGCTGTATGAGATGTATTCCAGCGAAGGCCAGGCAAGGCGAAAACAGGCGAGGAAGCGGAGTTTATGTGTTGTAAATGAGCATTCCTAGCCTGTTTTCCACGCAGCATGGCCGAGCTGGGATGCGCTTCGTACAGAGCCTGGCAAACCCGGGGCGGAGCATTCACATCTAGGTGAGGCGAAGGATGACAATGGATCACTCAGCTTACATGCTGCAAGCGCTTGAAGTGTCACAACAGGCACGGCCCAAGTGCAGTCCGAATCCGCCTGTCGGGTGTGTGATCGTACAAGGCGGCCAGGTCGTTGCCACGGGGTACACGCAGTCGCCCGGCCATGCGCATGCAGAGATCGATGCCATGAGCAAGCTGACAGGTTCACTCGAGCATTGCACATTGTATGTGACTCTCGAACCCTGCTCTTTTCACGGACGCACACCCGCCTGCGCACTCCAACTGATAGAGCGGGGGGTCAAGAAAGTGTACGTGGCAATGGTGGACCCCCACGTCAAAAACCAGGGAAAAGGCATTGCACTGCTCAGGGCCGCGGGGGTTGAAGTACAGGTTGGGCTGGAGCAAACCGAGGTGTCGAAGTACCTTAGGCCTTATCTTTTATCCGTGTGAATGTCGAACACACCTCTCGGATAGCGGACGATTTGACCTCTGGCTACGGGGCTTCCGCCTTACAAGTCCGCCATTGCTGGCTCCTTGTAGCCGATTTCTGTCCTCCTCGAACGGCCATTACGGATCGAACCGAGCCTCAGGACTTCGCGTCAGCTTCTGAAGGCACTGCGCGCACTGCATTTAAATCGTCCCTACGCATTTTCGCTCGTTTCATTTGATTAAAATCAATTACAATTGCGAATTATTCGCACTATCAATTGTTTTAAGGATGAACGGCCATGGCGGTTTCGGTTTTCCCCTCAACCCTTCCGATTCTGGCGCAGTGCTTGTGCCGCCCCATGCAAATGGCCGGAGTCGGCCTGTTACTGGCCAGTTCACCAGCCTGGGTAATGGCGGCCGACGCCAGCGCTGGTCAATCTGCCGATGCCGGCCTGACCCTGGACAACATCGAAATCAAGGCGGCCCCGCAGGTTGAAACCGGCGACGGCCCGATCAAGGGTTACGTGGCCAAGCGCACTACCACCGGCACCAAGACCGATACCCCGATCAACGAAATTCCGCAGACCATCTCGGTGATTACCCGCGACGAAATGGACCAGCGCGGCGTTCAGGACTTCAATAGCGCCGTGGCCTATACCCCCGGCATTCGCGCCATCGACTATGCCGGGGGCCAGGGCGCGCCCGACATTTTCCTGCGTGGCTTCCGCGCGTTCAACCTGTTCGGTATCTACCAGGACGGCCTGCGCACTGGCTTCAACCAGTACGACACCAATTTCGAAACGTTCGGCCTAGAGCGCATCGATGTGGTCAAAGGCCCGGCGTCGGTACTCTACGGACAGATGTCGCCCGGTGGTGTGGTCAACCTGACTAGCAAGCGGCCCCAGGACGAAGCGATCCATCACATTGAGTACCAGGCCGGCAGCTATGGTCGCCAGCAGTTCGGCATCGACCTCAACGATCGATTAACGGACGACGGCAGCCTTATCGGCCGCCTGGTCATGCTGCGCCGCGACAGCGGCACCCAGGTCGATCACTCGCCGGACAACCGCACCTACATCGCCCCGTCGATCACCTGGAAGCCCAACGACAGTGACACCCTGACCGTTCTGGCGGCCTACAACAAGACCGTGACCGGCGGTTCGGAACAGAGCTTTCCGTACATCGGCACGGTCCAGCGCAGCCCCAGCGGCCACATCGACTCCGACACCCACCTGGGCTGGCTGGGCAGCTACTACCACGTCGAGACCACATCGATCGGCTCGATCTACGCGCACGATTTCGCCAATGGCTGGAAATTCCAACAGAACCTGCGCTACATGCATTCGGTGGTGGGCTTCCTCTCCAGCGGCCCGGACGTGGTGCTCAACCCCGATGGCCGCACCCAGGACATCGGCCTGCAATACCGGCCTAAAAGTAGCAATACCTTGCTGATGGACAACAACATCCAGGGCAGCTTCAACACCGGAGCGATCCGCCACACGCTGATCACCGGGATCGATTATTCCCATTACAGGGCCGAGGAAACCCGGCTCAACGGAGACCCTGAAGACGCTTTCAACAACCTCGACCTGTACAACCCGGTCTACGGCGGTGCGCCGGTATGGTTCGACTCGCTGCAACGTGACACCCGCTCGAAAATGCAGCAGGTGGGCATCTACGTGCAGGACCAGATGAAAATCGATCGCTGGGCGCTGACCATCGGCGGCCGCCAGGATTACGCCCGTGACCACGAAGAGGATGCGGTCAGCCAGTCCAGCGGTACCCAGAACGACCATAAATTCACCGGCCGCATCGGCCTGGCTTACCTGTTCGACAACGGCGTGACCCCGTACGTCAGCTACAGCACCTCCTTCCAGCCAAACCCGGACACCGACATCAACAATAAATTGTTCAAACCCACCACCGGCAAGCAATTCGAAGTGGGGGTGAAGTACCAGCCCGAGGGCTACAACGCCTCGGTCACGCTGTCGGCTTTCGACCTGACCCAACGCAACGTCTCCACCGCCGACCCGGTCAACACGGGCTTTTCAGTGCAGACCGGGGAGATCGAATCCAAGGGCCTGGAACTCGAAGGCAAGGCCAGCCTGAACGAAAACCTCAACATGATCGCGTCCTACGCCTACACCCACACCGAGATCACCCAGGACAACACCTACGAGGGCAACACCCCACGCAACATCCCGCGCCATACCGCCAGCCTGTGGCTCGACTACAGCGTTCTCAGCGGCCCGCTGGACGGCCTGGGCATAGGCGCCGGCGAGCGCTATGTCGGCTCCTCGCAGAACCAGCAGAACACCTTGCGTACCCCGCAGTACTTCCTCACCGACGCGACCCTGCGCTACGACCTGGGCAAACTCGGGCTGACCGGAACGAAAATCTCGGTGACCGCCAATAACCTGTTCGACAAGCACTACTTTGAACCGGGCTACTACGAGGATTCGGTGTTCTACGGCAACCGCCGCAATGTGATAGCGACCCTGGGTTACGATTTCTGATTGGCCGCCACCCCTGGAAAAGCCCGCGCCGGATTACCGGCCCGGGCTTTTTTATTTATGGTGACCCGCAGCCGGCCTCGGTGTGGGCATCAGGCATCAAGCGGCCGCGGCCCTCATAAGCGCAGGTCTCTGATCAAGGTAATAAAGCAAACCTCCCCCCTCAGGAAAAACCTTCAAACCGAGGCAGTAGCTATACGCCCTTAACCATTGCCTCAAACCCACCGACTTTTTTCTCAATGGTGACCGCAACGATACACGCGCAAGATGCCAGCGCACCTTCTTGCTTGGAAAAACCCCGAAAAGCGTGCAAGCAAGCCAAGCATCCCCCCTGACACCTTCAACCGCTCGGTACGCTTCCAGGCGTAGACGCGTTTCGCTTTCGGAGCACCTTGAAACAGCTGAGGTACACATTGTGAAACGTCTCGACTGGTATCTGCAGATCAACCTGAAGGCGCGACACTTGCGCCTGCTCATGGCGATCGACACCTACCGCAACCTGACCCAGGTCGCGGAGGTCACGCATGTCACCGTGCCTGCGGTGTCCAAGTCACTGGCGGAGCTGGAGCGTGGCCTCGGCTTGGCTTTGTTTTCACGTACGACACGGGGCTTGATGCCCACGCCGTATGGCGAATGCCTCATTCGCCATGCCCGCACGATGCTGGGGATACTGCACCAGGTTCGCGATGAACTGAAGGCCCTGAGCTCGGGTGCCGAAGGCAAGGTGCGCATCGGCATGCTGCCTGCGTCCGCTTCGGTGCTGGTGCCGCAGGCGCTGGGTTTCCTCAAGCAGCAATCGCCGGGTACCAATGTGACGGTGATCGAAGGCACCACCGAGTCGCTGCTGCCGGACCTTTGGCAGGGCCGTCTCGACCTGGTCGTGGGTCGCCTGCCGCCGCCGGACACGCTCGGCAGTTTCGAGGAAAAGGAACTGCTCGAAGAGCCGGTCGTGCTGATGACGGGCCGTGACCATCCGCTCGCCCAAAGGAAGACCCTGGAATGGTCGGACCTGTGCGACTACCCCTGGATCCTGCCGCCACCGGGCTCGATCCTTCGCGATCCGCTGGAGCGGGCCTTGGAAGCGAATGATGTCCCGTTGAGCAACAACTACATCGAGACGCTATCCATTCACGTTGTACGCGCCCATTTGCAAGTGTCGGATTTCATCGCGGTCATGGCCGAGTCGCTGGGCAATGATCCTGTGCAGCCTTTTCACAAGCTGCCATTGAGCTTGCCGCGGCTGCTGCGCCCCACGGGCGTGTTGTGGAACCGCAACCGTGGCCTGACGCCCAGCGCGCAACTCATGGTTTCGTGCCTGCAAGCGGCGGCCGAGTCCCTGCTCATGGACCTCGCTGCCACGCCCTCCCCGACCAGAGCCAAGCGCCCCCGTCCAGCAGCGGGCGCAAGCTGAGTGATTGAAGGGGCGCCGCTAAGCGCCAGGGTACGTTGCCGGTGCTTACTGCAGATCCTTCGGCAATACGCTGTCCGGGAGGTTCTGGTAGCAGACGGGCCGCAACCAACGCCGAATCGACAGCGTGCCGACCGAGCTAGCACCGAAGTTGGTGGACGCCGGGTAGGGGCCGCCATGGACCATGGCATCGCAGACCTCGACCCCCGTGGGGAAACCGTTGACCAACAGACGCCCGGCCTTGCGTTCCAGGATCGGCAGCAAGTCCCTGGCTATCGCAGCATCCGCTTCGTCCATGTGGAGGGTGGCGGTCAGTTGCCCGGTCAGGAACTGGGCGACTTCGCGCATTTCTTCGAGGCTT
It encodes the following:
- a CDS encoding GNAT family N-acetyltransferase codes for the protein MTTIIKRLTPDHASSYRALMLEAYRLHPDAFTSDVGEREALPIDWWEKRLNSGSDAADVVFAAFEGEDLLGVAGLSVERRKKASHKSTLFGMYVPLAHREKGIGYKLLRSVLAYAKSQSQLLLVQLTVTEGNRGAQGLYERMGFKPFGIEPLAVAVGQQFVSKVHMWHDLRNDTCEN
- a CDS encoding TonB-dependent siderophore receptor, with amino-acid sequence MQMAGVGLLLASSPAWVMAADASAGQSADAGLTLDNIEIKAAPQVETGDGPIKGYVAKRTTTGTKTDTPINEIPQTISVITRDEMDQRGVQDFNSAVAYTPGIRAIDYAGGQGAPDIFLRGFRAFNLFGIYQDGLRTGFNQYDTNFETFGLERIDVVKGPASVLYGQMSPGGVVNLTSKRPQDEAIHHIEYQAGSYGRQQFGIDLNDRLTDDGSLIGRLVMLRRDSGTQVDHSPDNRTYIAPSITWKPNDSDTLTVLAAYNKTVTGGSEQSFPYIGTVQRSPSGHIDSDTHLGWLGSYYHVETTSIGSIYAHDFANGWKFQQNLRYMHSVVGFLSSGPDVVLNPDGRTQDIGLQYRPKSSNTLLMDNNIQGSFNTGAIRHTLITGIDYSHYRAEETRLNGDPEDAFNNLDLYNPVYGGAPVWFDSLQRDTRSKMQQVGIYVQDQMKIDRWALTIGGRQDYARDHEEDAVSQSSGTQNDHKFTGRIGLAYLFDNGVTPYVSYSTSFQPNPDTDINNKLFKPTTGKQFEVGVKYQPEGYNASVTLSAFDLTQRNVSTADPVNTGFSVQTGEIESKGLELEGKASLNENLNMIASYAYTHTEITQDNTYEGNTPRNIPRHTASLWLDYSVLSGPLDGLGIGAGERYVGSSQNQQNTLRTPQYFLTDATLRYDLGKLGLTGTKISVTANNLFDKHYFEPGYYEDSVFYGNRRNVIATLGYDF
- a CDS encoding HIT family protein; this translates as MDIPPRFIIHESPHWVVNHRLDSALPGYVMLSAKQMTNSLAALGAQALAELGAFQASIQHAIETLLHPQRLYISRFGHEAGYSIHFHFIPIYPWVETLFWQKERYRTLQAFGSRDNAESQTDGAELTLFVWREFCERPEPPMAQGPSVDQAINMLRGALGAV
- a CDS encoding LysR substrate-binding domain-containing protein, whose translation is MKRLDWYLQINLKARHLRLLMAIDTYRNLTQVAEVTHVTVPAVSKSLAELERGLGLALFSRTTRGLMPTPYGECLIRHARTMLGILHQVRDELKALSSGAEGKVRIGMLPASASVLVPQALGFLKQQSPGTNVTVIEGTTESLLPDLWQGRLDLVVGRLPPPDTLGSFEEKELLEEPVVLMTGRDHPLAQRKTLEWSDLCDYPWILPPPGSILRDPLERALEANDVPLSNNYIETLSIHVVRAHLQVSDFIAVMAESLGNDPVQPFHKLPLSLPRLLRPTGVLWNRNRGLTPSAQLMVSCLQAAAESLLMDLAATPSPTRAKRPRPAAGAS
- a CDS encoding bifunctional diaminohydroxyphosphoribosylaminopyrimidine deaminase/5-amino-6-(5-phosphoribosylamino)uracil reductase RibD codes for the protein MLQALEVSQQARPKCSPNPPVGCVIVQGGQVVATGYTQSPGHAHAEIDAMSKLTGSLEHCTLYVTLEPCSFHGRTPACALQLIERGVKKVYVAMVDPHVKNQGKGIALLRAAGVEVQVGLEQTEVSKYLRPYLLSV